The Gemmatimonadaceae bacterium genome contains the following window.
GTGCGGCGCTGCGCGCGTACAACGGTGCAAGGTCTGCCTGTGGGAGATGACCGAGCCACGTGACGCGCTCACCGACGCCGAGCTCCCGCGCGCGGGCCTGCAGCGCCTCGCGGTCGGGCCCGTCCCCCACGACGTCGAGCGTCCAGGGCCGGCGGGCGCGCGCCATCGCCTGCAACAGGTGGTCGAGTCCCTTCTGCGCGTTGAGCCGCCCGACGAACAGCATGAGGTCCTTCTGGTGCGCGTCATTGGCGGGCGCGGTGAAGAGCGCGGTGGCGGCCGGCATCGGCGCGGTGCCGACGGGACGGCTGCCCAGGGCTTCGCGCGCCTGTCGGGCGAGCCAGCCCGACACGGCGAAGAGCGCGGCCGATTGCGCCGCGACGCGCTGGAAAAGCGTGCGCGACGACGCCGAGCGCATCAGCCGCACGTCGGAGCCGTGCATCGTGAGAATCATCGGCGCGCCGTGGCCGCCGGCCTGCATCCCCGACGGGAACCACCAGTGCGCGTGCACCAGGTCCGGGCGCCAGCCGCGAATGGCGGCGCGTGCCGCGCGCCGTCCGCGCCACAGCAGCAGTGCCAGTGCGGTCTTGCCGCGCAACGAGGCGCTCACCTGCTCCGCCATCGTTCCGGTATAAGCGAGCGTCTCCCACGACCGCGGCGCGTAGCGATAGCGCTGCACCTGGACGCCGTCGATGGTGTCCACGGCGGCAAGTCCGGGTGCGGACGGAGCGAGCACGCGCACCTCGCACCCCTGTGCCTGGACGGCGCGCGCCAGCGCGAGGACAAACGCTCCCGCCGCATCGCCCGCATGACGGGGAAATGCGTGCGTGACGAAGAGAACCCGCAGCGGCGGCTTGCTCACGCCGACGGCGGCTGGGTGGTCTCGTCGATGCGGCGCCGCAGTTCACGCAGTTCCGCGCGCTGCACCGCGATCTGTTCGCCCAACAGGCCCGTGGCGAAGAAGATGCCGCCGAGGATCAGGCAGGTCTGGATGACCGTCCACACCGCGCGCACGCCGACGTTCTCGGTGAACAGCATGTAGAGGGCGACGAGTCCCGCGACGAATCCCGCGGCGAAGAGCAGCGCGCCGAGCATGCCAAAGGCGAGCAGCGGCTTCTGTCCGAAGCGCAGCTCGAACCAGACCGAGAGCATGTCGAGCACGCCGATGGGGATGCGCCCGATCCCGAACTTGGACTTCCCCGCGTGCCGTGGATACAGGGGCACCGGAATCTCGCTGACCGTGAACCCCTGCTGCGCGGCGAGCACGATCATGTAGCGGTGCCAGTCGGGGCGCGACGGTTGCGCGTCCATGATCTCGCGGCGGTACGCCTTGACGTTGTTGAGGTCCTTCACGCGCACGTCGAAGAGCGCGCGGCTCAGGCCGTTGTAGATGCGCGAGACGAAGGCCTTCTCGTACTTGCCCTGCTTGAAGCCCGTCACCATGTCGCTTTCGCCGGCGAGGATGGGCGCGACGAGCCGCGGAATGTCCTCGGGCTTGAACTGGAGGTCGGCGGGATAGAAGACCAGCACGTCCGCGCGCGCGTTCAGGTAGCCGGTGCGCAACGCATCGGCGATGCCGCGCCGCGCGCGGTGCCGCACGGCACGCAAAAAGGGATACGTGGCGCGGAGCGTCTCGAGCAGCGCCCAGGTGCGGTCGGCGGAACCGTCGTCCACGACGATCACCTCGTAGCGTTCAGCGCGCCCGGCGAAGGTCTGGGCACACAGCTCGAGAAAGAGCGGGAGGTTCTCCGCCTCGTCCTTGGCGGGCACCAGGACCGAGACGTCTACTGTGGTGGGAACGGGCACGGGCACAGTGTGGGCACGGAAAGGGTCACGGGCGGGCCGGCAGCGGCCGGCGGCGAAGAAGCACGGAGCATGTCGTCACGGCTAGACCCGCTTGCGCATGCGCGCCGGGAGGACATGCAGCTGATCCCGGTACTTGGCGACGGTGCGCCGGGCGATGCGGATGCCCTCGCGCTCGAGGATCTCCACAATTGCCTGGTCGGTGAGCGGATCCTTCGGGTCCTCGTCCTTCACGAGCTTCTCGATCTTGTCCTTGATGCCGCGCGCCGACACGTCCTCGCCGTCGGTGGTGGCGATGCCGGACGAGAAGAAGAACTTCAGGGGCAGCACGCCACGCGGCGTCTGCACGTACTTGTCGCTCGTCACGCGGCTGACCGTGGACTCGTGCATCCCGATCACGTCGGCCACCTCGCGCAGCGTCAGCGGCTTGAGGTGCTGCACGCCCTTCTCGAAGAAGTCGCGCTGCCGGTCGACGATGAAGTGCATCACCTTGAGCATCGTGTGGCGCCGCTGCTCGATGGCCTGGATCAGCCACTGCGCGGCGTTGAGCTTGCTGGCGATGAATTCCTTGTGCTCGGTCGTGAACTTCTTGCGGTCCCGCGCCATCTCCTGGTACACGCGGCTCAGGCGCAGGCGCGGGATGTTGGTGTCGTTGAGGAAGACGAGGTACTGGCCGTCCACCTTCTCCACGACGAGGTCGGGGATCACGTAGCCGTCGGGCGTTGAGCTCTTGTTGAAGCCGGGCTTCGGGTTGAGCTTCGCGATCTGGTCGGCGGCATGCTGCACCTCCAGCGGCGTGGTTCCGACGCGACGCGCGATCTCCACCCAGCGGTGCGACGTCAGTTCGTCGAAGTGCTCGCTGAGGATGCGCCGGGCCAGCGCCACGTCGTCCGTCGATTCGCGCAGCTGGAGCAGCAGGCATTCGCGCAGGTCGCGCGCCCCCACCCCCGGCGGATCGAGCGCCTGGATGATGGCGAGCATCTCCTCGGCCTCGGCCATCGTGAAGAACGGCAGGTCGGCGCCGTCCCGTCCGGTGGCGTCGGCGCTGCGCTCGATCTCGGCATTGATGCCGCGGAGGATCTCCTCGAGGTCGCAGGCGAGGTATCCGTCGTCATTGATGTCGCCAATGAACTCCTCGGCCAGCACCTGCTGGCGCGGGGTGAGCTGGATGAGCGCGAGCTGCTCGCGCAGGTCGTCCTCCAGCCCGCCGCGGGCGACGCTCACCGGCTCGGTGTACTCGCGCGCCTCGTAGCTCTCGCGGGCCCCGGAAACATCGAAGCCGTCGAGGAGGATGTCCTCCCAGTCGGTTTCCTGCTGCCGAGGATCGGTTTCGGGCGTCGGGGCGGACGATTCCAGCGGCACCTCGAACGCGTCGCCCGCGGTGCTGGAGCCTTCCTCATTCTCGTCGGCGTCACCAGTCTCGTCGTCGCCATCCTCTTCAATGAGTTCGAGGAACGGATTGACGAGCAGCTCCTGCTTCAGGTGCTGCTGCAGGTCCAGCAGGGGCATCGTGAGCATGTCCATCGCCTGGTACAGGCGCGGATTGATCTTCAGCTCCTGCCCCAGCCGGACCGACTGGCTCAGCCCCGTCTTCATGGAGACGAGGCCTCGCTACTCGCCTCGGGCGGCACCTCAAGCTCGCCGGCGGCGGGCGCGTCAGACACGGGCGCGTTGGACGCGGGCGCGTCGGCCACGAGCGCGTCGGTCTCGTCGGGGCCGTGCTCGCGACGGAATCGCTCGCGAAGGCGCGCGGTGAGCGTCGGGCCGAGGTAGACGCGGGAGACGGTGTCATCGAAGACCAGCTCGCGCACCGTGCCGGAGACCTTCACCTGCCCGTCGAACATGATGTACGCGCGATCGACGATGTCGAGCGTCTGCTCGACGTTGTGATCCGAGATCAGCACGCCGATCCCCCGGTGCCGCAGGCTGGCCACGATCACCTGGATGTCGTGCACGGCGATGGGGTCCACGCCCGCGAACGGTTCGTCGAGCATCATGAACTTGGGCTGGGTCACCAGCGCGCGGGTGATCTCGAGCCGGCGGCGCTCGCCGCCGGAGAGCTGATACGCCTTGCTCTGCCGGAGGTGCTTGAGGCCCAGTTCGTCGAGGAGCGCCTCCAGGCGCGCGGCGCGCTCTGCCTTGCTCAGGTCGAGCTCCTCGAGGATCGCGAGGATGTTCTCCTCGACGGTCAGCTTGCGGAAGATGGACGGTTCCTGCGAGAGGTATCCGATCCCGAGGCGCGCCCGCTTGTACATCGGCATCTGCGTGATGTCGGTGCCGTCGAGGTAGATGCGGCCCGCCGCCGGCGGAATGAGACCGGTGATCATGTAGAAGCTGGTCGTCTTTCCTGCGCCGTTGGGACCGAGCAGGCCGACAATCTCCCCCTGTCGCAACTCGAGCGCGACGTCATTGACGACATTGCGGCGGCGGTACGTCTTGACCAGTCCTTCGGCGCGCAGCACGCTGCGTCCGTCCACGCGCGGCATCGTGGCCGCCGAAACGCGCGGGGCGGCATGTTCGCCCGTCACGCGCAGGGCATCCGCAAAGGCATCGCGCCCCGTGCGCACCGACGCCCACAAGGCCGGCGTCATCGCCACGCGGCAGTCGGGATCGTCGAGGTCGCCCACGGCAATGGAACCGTTGTCCACGAGGCGCGGCAGCGCGACGTTGGCGAGGTGCGTCCGCACCTCGTCGAGGCTCAGGCGTCCCGCCTCGCGCTCGACGTCACGCCCTTCGGCCTGAAGGGCGGCGAGGTGATCATTGCGATAGTGGACGGCCAGGTCATTGAACGTCGCGCCGCCCTTGTCGTCCGCCGTTCCGATGAGGGCAATCAGCGCCAGCGCCACCGAGCGATCGCCGCCCGCGAGGCGCTCGGCCACGGCCCGCACGGCCGCCTCGCTGTCCGGCGTCGCGGAGGCGGCGTTCGATGGCGCCTCGGCCTCGGGTGCCGACGGCACGTCGTTCGGTTCGGTGGGTGGCGTGGTCACGGCTTCTTCACGGGTGTGGGAGTTGGCGCGGTCGTTCCGCGACGCGGTGGCGTTCGGGCGGGAGCGGTGGTCGTCTTCCCCGGCGCGCCGGCGGCCTTCCCCGATCGCACGGTGGAATCGGCCTTCGTGGAATCCGCCTTCGCGGAGTCCGACGGCAGGCGCTCGAGGTAGACGCCGGAGGCCTTCTCGCGCACGGTCACGGTGCTCACGGCGCGATCGGCGCCAAACTGCACCGTGATCGCCTTGCCCTTGACGTAGTTCAGGTTCGGCGCCGCCTTGGCGCCTTCCGACGATGCCACCTGGTAGAACGACGATGCGTCGCCGGAGGCGAGAATGGAACGGATCACGGGCTTGGTGGTGGAATCGCCCGCTGCGCGCGCGCTGTCGAACGCGGCAACGATCGTGTCGCCGCGCAGCCAATCGTCTTCGGTGGAGACGAACTGCGTCGAGTCGGTGCGGCTCTTGGCGAAGGCGCCGCGCAGGGCGCGCAACTCGCGCAGCACCTGGCCCGGCATGTCCACGTCGATGGAGTCGGCCAGGATGTCGCGATCGGTGGCGTGCGCCTTGGCGCGCGACCGGCCCCAGGCATAGGCGCGCGAGAGTTTCTGCGCGCTGAGTCGAAGGTCGATGGTATCGGAGGCGAGCGTCACGTCCTCGCTCACGGCCTTGGCGCTGTCGGCCGAGAGCACGCGTTCGAGCTTGCGCTCGCGCGACCAGAGGTCGATCTGCCGCCCGACCAACGTGAACTTCGACTCCCCCTTCCCTTCGATTCGGGGTCGGCCGGTCAGGCGCGACCACTCGCGGCCGCTGTCCATGGTCGCGCTGTCCGACGTGGCGACGAGGTCGGGGCGCGTGATGATGACGGACCCGCCCGCATACATCAGCGAGTCGGCAACGTCGAGCATCTGGTCGGCGATCACTTCGACGGTGTCGGTGGCGCCCTCTCCCGCGTCGGCCGGGCTGAGCCGCGTCACCGGGCGGCCGGTCGCGAGCAGGCGCGCCTCAGCGCGAATGCCGGGCATCGCGCGGAAATACTCGGCGCGCGGCCCGCGCATGGTCGTCCCCCTGTCGGTCACCGCGACGACGTTGCCCTCGGCCAGCACCCGCTCCTCGCTCTGCACGTACGTGATGCGATCGGCATCGAGGCGCACGCGCTTTTCGTCGTAGTGGGCGCGGCCGATCAGGATATGGGTCTTCACGTCGCCCATCGACTCCAGCGAGTCGCCCGAGAGGCGCTGGTCGGAATTGGTGCAGCGCCCGCGCACGCCGCGGCCGTAGTAGCTGTTGTATTGTCCGCTGGGGAGCTTGATGGCGAGCGTGGTCGTCGAGTCGAAGTTATACAGCTCGAGGTTGCACGTGCGCCGCCGCGCCGGTTGCTGGGAGGCCAGCACCGCCGGGACGAAGAGCGCGCCGGCAACCCAGAGTCGTCGCATCACTTGCCCGGCATCTTGACGTCGCGCGCCTTCGCGCGTGAGGCGCGGAGGATGCGCAGGTTGTTCATGTCGGGGTCGGAGACGAAGCCAATGCCGCTGGCCTCGCGCCCCTCTTCCGTGAGCACGAAGGCGCTGTCCGACGAGATCTGGTTGACGCGGGAGTCGAACTTGATCTGCTCGGTCACCAGCCGGCGCCCGTCCACCGTGATGATGACGACGTTGCCGCGCGCCTCGAGCACGTTGTCGCGCGTCAGGTAGCGGCCGGTGCGCGACGTCAGCACCGCGTCCTTGGCCCCCGTGGCGTTGTAGAAGATCGAACGCACCACACGCATGTCCATCCGCGTGTTGTCGTCGTAGAAGAGCGCGGTGTCGCTGAAGACTTCGGCGCGGCGCAGGCCGTTCTCCGTCACCAGGGTGCGCGAGCCAAAGACCACCTGGTCGGCGTTGGGATCGATGCCCGACGCCACGGAGCCGGTCTTGGGCTTCTGCGTGTCGCTGCAGGCGGCGAGCACCGCCGCGCCGAGCAGCGCCACGCAGACGCCGCGGCCGCGCGCACGCATCCCGCGACGCCGGCGCTCTCCCGTCTCCCGTCTCCCGTCTCCCGTCTGCCGTTCGCTCACGCCGCCCCCGCCCGCATCAGATCGTGGAGATGCACGACGCCGACGATCGCGCCGTCCGTCGCCAGCACGGGCATCGCCATGATGCCGTGCTGTTCCATCCGGAACACCACGGCGCTGCCGAGTTCGTCGGCCGCCGCGGTCTTGGGTGTCTTCACCATCACGGTGTCGACGCGCACCGGGAAGACGTCGTGCACCCGCTCCATCAGCCGGGTCAGGTCGCCCGTGGTCAGCAGTCCCAGCAGGCGCCCCGTGTCATCGGCGACCAGCACGATGCCGCGCCGCTCGGCAAGGAGCACCACGGCCTCGCGCATCGTGGCGGTTGGCGGGACGATCGGCAGCCTCTCGGTGAGCATCACGTCAGACACCTTGGTGAGCAGCTTGCGTCCCAGCGCGCCGCCGGGATGCAGCCGCGCAAAATCCTCGCGACGGAAGCCCTTGACCTCGAGCAGGGCCACCGCGAGCGCATCGCCGAGCGCCAACGTGACCGTGGTGCTGGTGGTCGGCGCCAGATCGTGGGGGCATGCCTCTTCCTCCACCGACGCGTCGAGCGCCACGTCCGCCGCGCGCGACAGCGTGGAATCGATCTCACCGGTGATGGCGATGACCCCTACCCCGAGCCGCTTGAGCTGTTCCAGCAGGGGGAGCAACTCCTCCGTCTCGCCGCTCTTCGAGATGAGGATGGCGACGTCGTCCTGGCCGACGATCCCGAGGTCGCCGTGCACGCTCTCGGTCGGATGGAGGAAGGTCGCCGGCGTGCCCGTGGAGGTGAGCGTGGCAGCGATCTTGCGGCCAATCAGCCCGCTCTTGCCGATGCCGGCCACGATGGTGCGGCCCTTGGCCGTGGCGATGAGATCCACCGCGGCGGCGAAACTGGGGCCCACGCGCGCGCCCGTGCGCGCGAGCGCCGCCTGTTCGAGGGCGATGACGCGCTGTCCGCGCGCGATGACTTCGGCGGCCGTGGTCACTTGGCTGCTCCCTCCGATCGACTCTGGACATAGCGCTCGACGAGCGTGTCCCACTCGCCGCGGGCGCGCAGCAGCAGTTCACAGAACTCCCGCACCGCCCCCGCCCCGCCGTTGCGCGTGAGCTGCACGCGCGCGCACTGCGCCGCGTCGGCGGTGGCGTTCGCCACCACCACGGGGAGGCCGACCTCGCGCAGGACGCCAACGTCAGGAAGATCGTCGCCCACGAATGCCACTTCATTGAGGCCGATGCCGTGCCGCTGGCAGAGCTTCTTGAGCGACGGGAGCTTGCGCGCGTGCTCGTCCTGGATGAGATCGTCCACCTTCAGCTCGGCCGCCCGCAGCGCGACGCTCTCCGACACGCGGCCGGTGATGATGCCGACGCGCACGCCGGCCCACCGGAGAAGCAGGATGCCGAGGCCGTCCTGGATGTCGTACTTCTTGAACTCGAGCCGGCGGCCGTCCACGTCGCCCAGGTAGACCCCGCCATCGGTCATCACGCCGTCCACGTCGAAGACGACAAACTTGACCCGGCGGGCCGCCTCGGTCTCGATCACGTTGGCGACGGTCATCGCCGGCCCCGCGCCGCGCTCCACACGTCCACCGCGCGCCTGATCAGCTCGTCGAGTTGATGCAGCGGCATCATGTTGGGCCCATCGCTGGGCGCGTGGTCGGGATCCGGGTGCGTCTCCATGAACAGCCCGTCGGCGCCCGCGGCGCACGCCGCCAGCGTGAGGTGCGGGATCATCGCGCGCACGCCCCCCGACGCCCCGCCCTGCCCCTTGCCCGGCTGCTGCACTGAATGCGTGGCGTCGAAGATCACCGGGCAGTCGCACGCGTCGCGCATGCGCGGGATTGCGCGCATGTCCACCACGAGGTCGCCGTACCCGAAGAAGGAGCCGCGCTCCGTGACCGCGACTTCAATCTCGCCCGGGCCGCGCGCCCCGGCGGGGTCGGATTCGCGAACCTTGGCGACGGCGCCCTTCATGCCCTCCGGATGCAGGAACTGCCCCTTCTTGACGTTCACCGGCTTGCCCGCGCGCCCCGCCGCCTCGAGCAGGTCCGTCTGGCGGCAGAGGAACGCGGGGATCTGGAGCGCATCGGCCACCAGCGCGACCGTGGCGCACTGCTCGGGCAGATGAACATCGGTGATGACGGGCAGTCCCGTCGCCTCGCGCACGCGATCGAGCGCGGCCAGCCCTTCCTCCATGCCCGGGCCGCGATGCGCGCCCGCGTTGGAGCGGTTGGCCTTGTCGAAACTCGCCTTGTAGATGATGCCGCCGGGCACGCGCTCGGCGAGGCGCGCGAGATGCTCACCCACGCGCAGCATGATGTCGTCGGACTCGACGACGCACGGGCCGGCGATCAGGAAGAGTTGGTCACGCGGGAACGAAGCGGGCATGGCTTACTTGGCCTTGGCCAGCGAGGGAGCGGACGGCGCGTCCGCGCGCGCGTTGCGCCGGTTCACGGCCGCGCCGATGAACGCCGCAAAGAGTGGATGCGGGCGCGTTGGCCGCGACTTCAGTTCCGGATGGAACTGGCAGGCCACGAAATACGGATGGTCGGGGAGCTCGATCATCTCCACCAGCGACCCGTCGGGTGAGAGCCCCGCCAGGCGCATCCCCTTCTCGACGAAGAGTTCGCGGAAGCCGTTCCCCACCTCGTACCGATGCCGGTGGCGCTCGCTGATCTCCGGCACGCCATAGATCTCCGCGGCGCGCGATCCGCGCGCCAGCCGGCAGGCATACGCGCCCAGTCGCATGGTGCCGCCCATGTCCTTCACGCCGTGCTGGCTCTCCATGAGCGCGATCACCGGGTGCGCGCATTCCGGTGCGAACTCGCTCGAGTTGGAATCGTCCAGGCCGCACACGTTGCGGGCGAACTCGATGATGGCCACCTGCATGCCGAGGCAGATGCCGAAGAACGGCGTGCCGGTCTCACGCGCGCCGGCGATTGCCTCCACCATCCCCTCGACGCCGCGCACCCCGAAACCGCCGGGGACGAGCAGGCCGTCGTACGAGGCCAGCAGGCGCTTTGCCGTGTCGTTGTCAGTGAACAGGTCCGACGACGTCCACGCCACGTCCACGCCGACATCGTTGGCGATGCCGCCGTGGATCAGCGCCTCCTGGATGCTCTTGTAGCTGTCCGCATAGTCGGTGTACTTGCCCACCACGGCGATGCGCACCTTCGACTTGGGCTCCACGACCTTCTGCACGATCGTGCGCCACGCCGAGAGCTCGGCCGGCTTGGTCTCGAGTCCCAGCTTGCGGCAGACGAGCTGGTCGAGCCCCTGCTCCGCGAACGCCAGCGGAATCTGGTAGATGGTCGGCACGTCGCGGCTCTCGATCACCGCGCCAAACTCGACGTTGCAGAAGAGCGCGATCTTGCGCTTGGTGTCCTCGGTCAGCGGGCGTTCGGTGCGGCAGATCAGGATGTCGGGCTGGATGCCGAGTTCCATCAGTTCGCGCACCGAATGCTGCGTCGGCTTCGTCTTCACCTCGCCCGCCGCGGCGATGAACGGCACCAGCGTGAGATGAATGAACAGCGCATTGTCGCGGCCGATGTCGTGCCGGAACTGGCGGATCGCCTCGAGGAACGGCTGCGATTCGATGTCGCCCACCGTGCCGCCAATCTCGACGAGCACCACGTCGTTCTCGGGTGCCATGCGGCGCACCGCCGCCTTGATCTCGTCGGTGATGTGCGGAATCACCTGCACCGTGGAGCCGAGGTACTCGCCGCGGCGCTCCTTGGTGATCACGTTCAGGTAGATGCGCCCCGTCGTGACGTTGTTGGCCTGGCTGAGCGGCCGGTCGATGAAGCGCTCGTAGTGACCGAGGTCGAGGTCCGTCTCGGCGCCGTCATCCGTCACGAAGACCTCGCCGTGCTGGAAGGGCGACATCGTCCCCGGATCGACGTTCAGGTACGGGTCGA
Protein-coding sequences here:
- a CDS encoding glycosyltransferase family 2 protein: MPVPTTVDVSVLVPAKDEAENLPLFLELCAQTFAGRAERYEVIVVDDGSADRTWALLETLRATYPFLRAVRHRARRGIADALRTGYLNARADVLVFYPADLQFKPEDIPRLVAPILAGESDMVTGFKQGKYEKAFVSRIYNGLSRALFDVRVKDLNNVKAYRREIMDAQPSRPDWHRYMIVLAAQQGFTVSEIPVPLYPRHAGKSKFGIGRIPIGVLDMLSVWFELRFGQKPLLAFGMLGALLFAAGFVAGLVALYMLFTENVGVRAVWTVIQTCLILGGIFFATGLLGEQIAVQRAELRELRRRIDETTQPPSA
- the lptB gene encoding LPS export ABC transporter ATP-binding protein, whose protein sequence is MTTPPTEPNDVPSAPEAEAPSNAASATPDSEAAVRAVAERLAGGDRSVALALIALIGTADDKGGATFNDLAVHYRNDHLAALQAEGRDVEREAGRLSLDEVRTHLANVALPRLVDNGSIAVGDLDDPDCRVAMTPALWASVRTGRDAFADALRVTGEHAAPRVSAATMPRVDGRSVLRAEGLVKTYRRRNVVNDVALELRQGEIVGLLGPNGAGKTTSFYMITGLIPPAAGRIYLDGTDITQMPMYKRARLGIGYLSQEPSIFRKLTVEENILAILEELDLSKAERAARLEALLDELGLKHLRQSKAYQLSGGERRRLEITRALVTQPKFMMLDEPFAGVDPIAVHDIQVIVASLRHRGIGVLISDHNVEQTLDIVDRAYIMFDGQVKVSGTVRELVFDDTVSRVYLGPTLTARLRERFRREHGPDETDALVADAPASNAPVSDAPAAGELEVPPEASSEASSP
- a CDS encoding HAD hydrolase family protein — translated: MTVANVIETEAARRVKFVVFDVDGVMTDGGVYLGDVDGRRLEFKKYDIQDGLGILLLRWAGVRVGIITGRVSESVALRAAELKVDDLIQDEHARKLPSLKKLCQRHGIGLNEVAFVGDDLPDVGVLREVGLPVVVANATADAAQCARVQLTRNGGAGAVREFCELLLRARGEWDTLVERYVQSRSEGAAK
- the rpoN gene encoding RNA polymerase factor sigma-54, coding for MKTGLSQSVRLGQELKINPRLYQAMDMLTMPLLDLQQHLKQELLVNPFLELIEEDGDDETGDADENEEGSSTAGDAFEVPLESSAPTPETDPRQQETDWEDILLDGFDVSGARESYEAREYTEPVSVARGGLEDDLREQLALIQLTPRQQVLAEEFIGDINDDGYLACDLEEILRGINAEIERSADATGRDGADLPFFTMAEAEEMLAIIQALDPPGVGARDLRECLLLQLRESTDDVALARRILSEHFDELTSHRWVEIARRVGTTPLEVQHAADQIAKLNPKPGFNKSSTPDGYVIPDLVVEKVDGQYLVFLNDTNIPRLRLSRVYQEMARDRKKFTTEHKEFIASKLNAAQWLIQAIEQRRHTMLKVMHFIVDRQRDFFEKGVQHLKPLTLREVADVIGMHESTVSRVTSDKYVQTPRGVLPLKFFFSSGIATTDGEDVSARGIKDKIEKLVKDEDPKDPLTDQAIVEILEREGIRIARRTVAKYRDQLHVLPARMRKRV
- a CDS encoding KpsF/GutQ family sugar-phosphate isomerase; translation: MTTAAEVIARGQRVIALEQAALARTGARVGPSFAAAVDLIATAKGRTIVAGIGKSGLIGRKIAATLTSTGTPATFLHPTESVHGDLGIVGQDDVAILISKSGETEELLPLLEQLKRLGVGVIAITGEIDSTLSRAADVALDASVEEEACPHDLAPTTSTTVTLALGDALAVALLEVKGFRREDFARLHPGGALGRKLLTKVSDVMLTERLPIVPPTATMREAVVLLAERRGIVLVADDTGRLLGLLTTGDLTRLMERVHDVFPVRVDTVMVKTPKTAAADELGSAVVFRMEQHGIMAMPVLATDGAIVGVVHLHDLMRAGAA
- a CDS encoding CTP synthase is translated as MTPTASSTKYIFVTGGVVSSLGKGIAAASLGRLLVERGLRVTMMKFDPYLNVDPGTMSPFQHGEVFVTDDGAETDLDLGHYERFIDRPLSQANNVTTGRIYLNVITKERRGEYLGSTVQVIPHITDEIKAAVRRMAPENDVVLVEIGGTVGDIESQPFLEAIRQFRHDIGRDNALFIHLTLVPFIAAAGEVKTKPTQHSVRELMELGIQPDILICRTERPLTEDTKRKIALFCNVEFGAVIESRDVPTIYQIPLAFAEQGLDQLVCRKLGLETKPAELSAWRTIVQKVVEPKSKVRIAVVGKYTDYADSYKSIQEALIHGGIANDVGVDVAWTSSDLFTDNDTAKRLLASYDGLLVPGGFGVRGVEGMVEAIAGARETGTPFFGICLGMQVAIIEFARNVCGLDDSNSSEFAPECAHPVIALMESQHGVKDMGGTMRLGAYACRLARGSRAAEIYGVPEISERHRHRYEVGNGFRELFVEKGMRLAGLSPDGSLVEMIELPDHPYFVACQFHPELKSRPTRPHPLFAAFIGAAVNRRNARADAPSAPSLAKAK
- a CDS encoding glycosyltransferase, with translation MSKPPLRVLFVTHAFPRHAGDAAGAFVLALARAVQAQGCEVRVLAPSAPGLAAVDTIDGVQVQRYRYAPRSWETLAYTGTMAEQVSASLRGKTALALLLWRGRRAARAAIRGWRPDLVHAHWWFPSGMQAGGHGAPMILTMHGSDVRLMRSASSRTLFQRVAAQSAALFAVSGWLARQAREALGSRPVGTAPMPAATALFTAPANDAHQKDLMLFVGRLNAQKGLDHLLQAMARARRPWTLDVVGDGPDREALQARARELGVGERVTWLGHLPQADLAPLYARSAALVIPSTDEGLGLVGIEAALCETPTVAYASGGLTDVVHDGVTGWLVPGGDIDALAHAVDGVVDRPTKARAAGVTARVRALANFSPEAVGARYREAYDAALGRR
- the kdsA gene encoding 3-deoxy-8-phosphooctulonate synthase, giving the protein MPASFPRDQLFLIAGPCVVESDDIMLRVGEHLARLAERVPGGIIYKASFDKANRSNAGAHRGPGMEEGLAALDRVREATGLPVITDVHLPEQCATVALVADALQIPAFLCRQTDLLEAAGRAGKPVNVKKGQFLHPEGMKGAVAKVRESDPAGARGPGEIEVAVTERGSFFGYGDLVVDMRAIPRMRDACDCPVIFDATHSVQQPGKGQGGASGGVRAMIPHLTLAACAAGADGLFMETHPDPDHAPSDGPNMMPLHQLDELIRRAVDVWSAARGRR
- the lptC gene encoding LPS export ABC transporter periplasmic protein LptC, whose product is MRARGRGVCVALLGAAVLAACSDTQKPKTGSVASGIDPNADQVVFGSRTLVTENGLRRAEVFSDTALFYDDNTRMDMRVVRSIFYNATGAKDAVLTSRTGRYLTRDNVLEARGNVVIITVDGRRLVTEQIKFDSRVNQISSDSAFVLTEEGREASGIGFVSDPDMNNLRILRASRAKARDVKMPGK